In Nodularia sp. LEGE 06071, one DNA window encodes the following:
- a CDS encoding response regulator, with translation MKTLPISRYRFFQKLQPISLLKKITSKTVNGCLQVFSTSGSWSIYIEEGKLIYACYSEKMFEPLYRNLQSLSQQISTLPRGIDEQLQAIFENGIEDQAIPNPDYLAICWLVSQKYISPAQAAMLIEQLALEVLETFLSLEEGSYEFLPESFLDDMPKYCHLNIRLLVEQYQTGSREETYKQTSPVVRLNQPQSAKPSPRVSEGSKTAYSNAASTHNIHPIYNSGQGTTPPTQKKLYTIFCIDDSLTVLNTIKNYLDDQIFSVITITDSLNALMQILRTKPDIILLDVDMPHLDGYELCSMLRKHSSLKNTPVIMVTAKTGLIDRAKAKLVRASGFLPKPFTQGDLLKIIFQHMV, from the coding sequence ATGAAGACACTTCCCATTAGTAGATATAGATTTTTTCAAAAACTTCAACCGATATCTCTTTTAAAAAAAATTACTAGTAAGACTGTTAATGGTTGTTTACAAGTATTTAGCACATCTGGCTCTTGGTCAATCTATATAGAAGAAGGTAAGCTGATTTATGCCTGCTACTCTGAGAAAATGTTTGAGCCGCTTTACCGCAACTTGCAAAGCTTAAGTCAGCAAATTTCTACTCTTCCTCGCGGAATCGATGAGCAGTTACAGGCGATATTTGAAAATGGGATTGAGGATCAGGCTATACCGAACCCAGATTATCTGGCTATTTGTTGGTTAGTAAGTCAAAAATACATCAGCCCGGCACAAGCAGCAATGCTCATAGAGCAATTAGCGCTAGAAGTCTTGGAGACATTTTTGAGCTTAGAAGAGGGAAGTTATGAATTTCTCCCGGAAAGCTTTCTCGATGATATGCCAAAGTACTGTCATCTAAACATCCGTTTATTAGTCGAACAGTATCAAACGGGTAGCCGTGAGGAAACCTACAAACAGACATCGCCAGTTGTGCGGTTAAATCAGCCACAATCTGCAAAACCATCTCCTAGAGTCAGCGAAGGCAGTAAAACGGCATACTCTAACGCTGCATCAACTCACAATATTCATCCTATCTATAATAGCGGTCAGGGAACTACACCACCCACTCAGAAAAAGCTCTACACAATATTTTGTATTGATGACAGTCTTACGGTATTAAACACTATTAAAAATTATTTAGATGACCAAATTTTTTCTGTGATCACAATTACCGATTCTTTGAACGCTTTAATGCAAATTCTCCGCACCAAACCAGACATAATTTTATTAGATGTTGATATGCCTCATTTAGACGGGTATGAACTATGCTCTATGTTACGTAAGCACTCATCTTTGAAAAATACACCTGTAATTATGGTAACTGCTAAAACAGGGCTGATAGATAGAGCTAAAGCTAAACTAGTTAGAGCTTCCGGCTTTTTACCTAAGCCTTTTACACAAGGGGATTTATTGAAAATAATCTTTCAACATATGGTATAG
- a CDS encoding methyltransferase domain-containing protein — translation MNNQQQDIFFQIHQGIPREAPGDSESTKNAFLKLIDLPPHPKILDIGCGPGFQTLDLASLTNGTIIAIDNHPFYVNELKQKVLHKGLSKKITVLNADMFALDFPDATFDVIWAEGSIYIMGFESGLKQWKPLLKQKGYLAASELTWLKPDAPKELKEFWNAGYPAMQDIEGNLKIIQNSGYKIIDYFVLPESAWWNHYYKPLEEKLQGLRKHYQDDTEALEVINMEQLEIDLYRKYSEYYSYVFYIGQKNAN, via the coding sequence GTGAACAATCAACAGCAAGATATATTTTTTCAAATTCATCAGGGTATACCGAGGGAAGCGCCTGGTGATTCTGAATCTACGAAAAATGCTTTTTTAAAGTTGATTGATTTGCCACCACATCCCAAAATTCTAGATATTGGTTGTGGTCCTGGCTTTCAAACTTTAGACTTAGCCAGCTTAACTAATGGCACAATTATTGCTATCGATAATCATCCTTTTTATGTAAATGAACTCAAACAGAAAGTATTGCATAAAGGATTATCAAAAAAAATCACCGTACTCAACGCTGATATGTTTGCTCTTGATTTTCCTGATGCAACTTTTGATGTGATTTGGGCGGAAGGTTCAATATACATTATGGGGTTTGAAAGTGGATTGAAGCAGTGGAAACCCTTGCTCAAGCAGAAAGGTTACTTAGCAGCTTCAGAACTTACATGGCTGAAACCTGACGCACCAAAAGAATTAAAAGAATTTTGGAATGCGGGTTATCCAGCCATGCAGGATATTGAAGGTAATCTAAAAATTATTCAAAATAGTGGCTACAAAATCATTGATTATTTTGTACTCCCAGAATCAGCTTGGTGGAATCATTACTATAAACCTTTAGAAGAAAAATTACAGGGTTTAAGAAAGCATTACCAAGATGATACAGAAGCTCTGGAAGTGATCAATATGGAGCAATTGGAGATTGACCTTTATCGAAAATACTCTGAATATTACAGTTATGTGTTTTACATTGGGCAAAAAAATGCTAACTAA
- a CDS encoding FAD-dependent monooxygenase produces the protein MAQIIIVGAGPTGAALALLLVKRGINVTLIEAAKDFNRIFRGEGLMPSGLDALTQMGLSTLLNDIPTRKLDGWEFIIEGKQLFRVDEPMGSTRPCTLVSQPPLLKALISEAQTHDGFEFIQGVSVKDLFSSHERVAGVILSDERQLTADLVIGADGRNSTLRERAGLKLVSQPKNIDILWFKLAASPQFADDNVFRTIVNNNRIFSIFHGAESGKLHLAYVISANEKTDYKQANWAEIFASLSPSWLAEHFRNHADSIESPIKLSVVVGCCPQWYAPGILLLGDAAHPMSPVRAQGINVALRDVIVAANHLVPILQADAEHQKIDVALSEIQAERQPEIIRAQQLQLQEAAQGELLRKNFLVRSLLVQFAPLLSTIIKYSWLRRQREMREGITKVSLKV, from the coding sequence GTGGCACAAATTATCATTGTCGGTGCAGGTCCCACAGGTGCAGCACTAGCTTTACTCCTAGTAAAACGTGGTATTAATGTAACCCTCATTGAAGCGGCAAAAGACTTTAATCGTATATTTCGCGGTGAGGGATTAATGCCTAGTGGGTTAGATGCACTCACACAAATGGGACTATCTACACTGTTAAATGATATTCCGACTCGAAAACTCGATGGGTGGGAGTTCATAATTGAGGGAAAACAATTATTTCGCGTAGACGAACCAATGGGGTCAACTCGTCCCTGTACATTAGTATCACAACCGCCACTGCTCAAAGCACTAATTTCCGAAGCTCAAACCCATGATGGATTTGAATTTATCCAGGGTGTTTCTGTCAAAGATTTATTTTCGAGTCATGAACGTGTTGCTGGTGTCATACTCAGTGATGAGCGACAACTGACTGCTGATTTAGTAATTGGGGCGGATGGTCGTAACTCAACTCTGCGGGAACGTGCTGGATTAAAATTAGTAAGTCAGCCCAAAAATATCGATATTCTCTGGTTTAAGTTGGCAGCTAGTCCCCAGTTTGCAGATGATAATGTGTTTCGGACGATTGTAAATAACAATCGCATCTTTAGCATCTTTCATGGAGCAGAGTCAGGTAAACTACATTTAGCTTATGTAATCTCCGCCAACGAAAAAACCGACTACAAGCAAGCAAACTGGGCAGAAATTTTCGCCTCACTATCACCCTCATGGTTAGCAGAACATTTCCGCAATCATGCAGACAGCATCGAATCTCCCATTAAGCTGTCTGTTGTGGTTGGTTGTTGTCCACAATGGTACGCACCAGGGATACTGCTTCTAGGTGATGCTGCACATCCCATGTCTCCTGTCCGCGCTCAAGGTATCAATGTCGCATTGCGTGATGTGATTGTCGCTGCTAATCATCTAGTCCCGATATTGCAAGCAGACGCGGAACACCAAAAAATTGATGTCGCACTATCAGAAATTCAAGCAGAACGTCAGCCAGAAATTATCCGCGCCCAGCAACTCCAGTTACAAGAAGCCGCACAAGGCGAACTACTGCGAAAAAATTTCCTAGTGCGATCGCTCTTGGTTCAATTTGCGCCCTTACTCAGTACAATAATTAAATATTCTTGGTTAAGGCGACAACGTGAGATGCGCGAGGGCATAACAAAGGTGAGCTTAAAAGTGTAA
- a CDS encoding GNAT family N-acetyltransferase — protein sequence MIFADIEYQDKAEITRNQVINLYSECGWSSAQKPEKLLLALANSHTVISAWHQNLLIGLGNAISDGALVVYYSHLLILPAYQKRGIGREIMKRLQSRYINFHQQILLSIDHAVPFYEKLGFQDSQGVTPMWIYDGNDIDVAKKHD from the coding sequence ATGATTTTTGCAGACATTGAGTATCAGGACAAAGCAGAAATTACCCGTAATCAGGTAATTAATCTGTATTCGGAATGTGGATGGTCATCAGCACAGAAGCCTGAGAAACTTTTGTTAGCACTTGCCAACTCGCACACAGTGATTTCAGCATGGCATCAGAATTTGCTGATTGGTCTTGGTAATGCCATTTCAGATGGTGCTTTGGTTGTTTATTACTCTCATTTATTAATATTGCCAGCATATCAAAAAAGAGGCATAGGACGGGAAATTATGAAACGTCTACAAAGTCGTTATATTAATTTCCATCAGCAAATATTACTGTCAATAGATCATGCTGTTCCCTTCTACGAAAAACTTGGTTTTCAGGATTCACAAGGTGTCACACCAATGTGGATATATGATGGGAATGATATTGATGTTGCCAAAAAGCATGATTGA
- a CDS encoding class I SAM-dependent methyltransferase, whose translation MGFYSQKIFPYLLDWSLSDSKIGEYRQQILAQVKGEVLEIGFGTGLNLSYYPKSLEKLVTIDSNPGVNQLAQKRIQSSSITVDNRILNSEKLPMADNSFDSVVSTFTLCSIAKVEQALQEVYRVLKPGGKFFFLEHGLSNAPKIQVWQNRLTPIQKIIGDGCHLNRNIRQLVEQQFDTVTLEEFVGENLPKIAGYLYKGIATKAN comes from the coding sequence ATGGGTTTCTATTCACAAAAAATATTTCCTTATCTCCTCGATTGGTCGCTATCAGATTCCAAAATTGGCGAATACAGGCAACAAATTTTAGCACAAGTAAAAGGGGAAGTGCTAGAAATTGGTTTTGGTACAGGTTTAAATCTTTCCTACTATCCTAAATCACTGGAAAAGCTCGTTACCATTGACTCTAATCCCGGAGTTAATCAATTAGCGCAAAAACGTATTCAATCATCCTCTATTACAGTAGACAATCGCATTTTAAACAGTGAAAAATTACCAATGGCAGATAACAGCTTTGATAGTGTGGTCAGCACTTTCACTTTATGCAGTATTGCCAAAGTTGAACAAGCCCTGCAAGAAGTATATCGAGTATTGAAACCGGGAGGAAAATTCTTTTTTTTAGAACATGGATTGAGTAATGCACCTAAAATACAAGTTTGGCAAAACCGCTTAACACCAATACAGAAAATTATCGGAGATGGCTGTCATTTAAATCGTAATATTAGACAATTAGTTGAGCAACAATTTGATACTGTAACTTTAGAAGAATTTGTTGGTGAAAATTTACCAAAGATTGCCGGATATCTATATAAAGGTATCGCAACAAAAGCAAATTAA